A single region of the Plantactinospora soyae genome encodes:
- a CDS encoding protein phosphatase 2C domain-containing protein, with amino-acid sequence MTSVAAARTGRVNEDFTGAVPTAAVLIDGAGIPGTESICRHGVAWYASRLGGNLLSLLSLVPDRSLAALLAEAIERVTDEHRDTCDVTDPVSPSATVAILRRSGDRVEYLVLGDSVLVLDRADAAPLVVTDPREVIISRSYLPALQAVAEGGDEYRRILRDLRANRNRPGGFWVAKDNPRAADEAITGSCPISELTSAVLLSNGASRIVDRFRLLDWPGVMAVLASSGSAEIIHRVRQAEAHHAVAADDATIAHCTELGEARPSPTSASVPP; translated from the coding sequence ATGACGAGCGTCGCGGCGGCCCGGACCGGCCGGGTGAACGAGGACTTCACCGGCGCCGTACCGACGGCGGCGGTGCTGATCGACGGTGCCGGCATCCCCGGTACGGAATCGATCTGCCGGCACGGCGTGGCCTGGTACGCCAGCCGCCTGGGCGGCAACCTCCTCAGCCTCCTGTCACTCGTGCCGGACCGCAGTCTCGCCGCGCTGCTCGCCGAGGCCATCGAGCGGGTGACCGACGAGCATCGCGACACCTGCGACGTCACCGATCCCGTCAGCCCGTCGGCGACCGTGGCCATCCTGCGCCGGTCCGGCGACCGCGTCGAGTACCTGGTGCTCGGCGACTCGGTCCTCGTGCTCGACAGGGCGGACGCCGCGCCGCTCGTGGTCACCGACCCCCGGGAGGTGATCATCAGCCGGTCGTACCTTCCCGCGCTCCAGGCCGTCGCCGAGGGCGGCGACGAGTACCGCCGGATCCTCCGAGACCTGCGCGCCAACCGGAACCGGCCGGGCGGCTTCTGGGTGGCCAAGGACAACCCGCGGGCGGCGGACGAGGCGATCACCGGAAGCTGTCCGATCTCCGAGCTGACCAGTGCCGTCCTGCTCAGCAACGGTGCCAGCCGCATCGTGGACCGGTTCCGGCTCCTCGACTGGCCCGGGGTGATGGCCGTCCTGGCGTCGAGTGGATCCGCCGAGATCATCCATCGGGTCCGGCAGGCCGAGGCGCACCACGCGGTGGCGGCGGACGATGCGACGATCGCCCACTGTACCGAGCTCGGCGAGGCCCGACCGTCGCCGACGTCGGCTAGCGTGCCGCCATGA
- a CDS encoding class I SAM-dependent methyltransferase, translating into MDASAWDQRYTDSDLLWSAEPNRFVATELADLTPGRAVDLAAGEGRNAIWLAGRGWRATAVDFSPIAIDKGRRLAEAAGVDVEWVVADLLDHVPEPAGFELVLVAYLQLPPEQLGAVLDRAARAVAPGGVLLVVGHDATNLSDGVGGPQSPDLLYTPEAIAARLAGLRVDRAERVRRPVPGADREAIDTLVRAHRPAP; encoded by the coding sequence ATGGACGCCTCGGCCTGGGACCAGCGCTACACCGACTCCGACCTGCTCTGGAGCGCCGAACCCAACCGGTTCGTCGCCACGGAGCTGGCCGACCTGACGCCGGGCCGGGCGGTGGATCTCGCCGCCGGTGAGGGTCGGAACGCGATCTGGCTCGCCGGTCGGGGCTGGCGGGCCACCGCCGTCGACTTCTCCCCGATCGCCATCGACAAGGGACGCCGGCTGGCCGAGGCGGCGGGCGTCGACGTCGAGTGGGTTGTCGCCGACCTGCTCGACCACGTACCGGAGCCGGCCGGCTTCGAACTCGTTCTGGTGGCGTACCTGCAACTGCCGCCGGAGCAGCTCGGTGCGGTGCTGGACCGGGCCGCCCGAGCCGTCGCCCCGGGCGGCGTGCTGCTGGTGGTCGGGCACGACGCCACGAACCTCTCCGACGGGGTCGGCGGGCCGCAGAGCCCGGACCTGCTCTACACCCCGGAGGCCATCGCCGCCCGGTTGGCCGGGCTGCGGGTGGACCGCGCCGAACGGGTCCGACGCCCGGTGCCCGGCGCCGACCGCGAGGCGATCGACACCCTCGTCCGGGCACACCGGCCGGCGCCGTGA
- a CDS encoding glycoside hydrolase family 43 protein — protein sequence MTSVTSSAGTVPGEGGLIRNPVLPGFNPDPCILRVGADYYIATSTFEWYPGVRVHHSTDLVHWRPLGGLLTERRLLDLRGAGDSAGVWAPDLSYVDGVFHLVYTDVSSFASGYWDSQNYLITATDLAGPWSDPVPLHARGFDPSMFHDTDGTSWLLTMASDWRSGRNPFSGIQIQAYDRVAGKLVGDERPIFQGTSVGLTEAPRIYRRDGWYYLVTAEGGTSWEHQVTVARSRALFGPYDVDPEGPMLTSFGRPELALQKAGHGSLVSTPDGQWYLTHLVARPYSPLGRCVLGRETAIQAVTWEPGGWPRVEGGVPAESVSAPAGVTAVADRPDPHVEHDDFDEPVLGPDWSTLRRPATPDWVQLTARPSHLRVYGGQSPVGRQRPSLVARRVTATHCAFETTMEFCPATFRQLAGVTAYYNTGNWHYAYLTVDDDGRRMIEVMSCDSGRRTEYPGCRIDVTGVDRVRLRVRFDGPVVRFAYSPGSPAGSAGDDWHEFPVELDATILSDEHASRRVEGEPDAWGFTGAFVGLWVQDLGADGAFADFDSASYEVVQPDRP from the coding sequence ATGACATCCGTGACCAGTAGTGCCGGAACCGTTCCGGGCGAGGGTGGGCTGATCCGCAATCCGGTGCTGCCCGGCTTCAACCCGGATCCCTGCATCCTCCGGGTCGGTGCCGACTACTACATCGCCACCTCGACCTTCGAGTGGTATCCGGGGGTACGGGTGCACCACTCCACCGACCTGGTGCACTGGCGTCCGCTCGGCGGTCTCCTCACCGAGCGGCGGCTGCTCGACCTGCGCGGTGCCGGGGACTCGGCCGGCGTCTGGGCCCCCGACCTGAGCTACGTCGACGGCGTCTTCCACCTCGTCTACACCGACGTGTCCAGCTTCGCGAGCGGCTACTGGGACTCCCAGAACTACCTCATCACCGCTACCGACCTGGCCGGTCCGTGGTCCGATCCGGTGCCGCTGCACGCCCGGGGCTTCGACCCGTCGATGTTCCACGACACGGACGGCACGAGCTGGCTGCTGACCATGGCCTCGGACTGGCGGTCGGGTCGGAATCCCTTCTCCGGTATCCAGATCCAGGCGTACGACCGGGTCGCGGGCAAGCTGGTCGGTGACGAGCGGCCGATCTTCCAGGGGACCTCGGTCGGGCTGACCGAGGCACCCCGGATCTACCGCAGGGACGGCTGGTACTACCTGGTGACCGCCGAGGGTGGGACCAGTTGGGAGCATCAGGTCACGGTGGCGCGGTCACGGGCGCTGTTCGGCCCGTACGACGTCGATCCCGAAGGGCCGATGTTGACCTCCTTCGGGCGGCCGGAGCTGGCCCTGCAGAAGGCCGGACACGGCAGCCTCGTCTCCACGCCGGACGGCCAGTGGTACCTGACCCACCTGGTGGCGCGGCCGTACTCGCCGCTCGGGCGGTGCGTGCTCGGCCGGGAGACGGCGATCCAGGCGGTGACGTGGGAGCCGGGCGGCTGGCCGCGTGTCGAGGGCGGTGTCCCGGCCGAGTCCGTGTCGGCACCGGCGGGGGTGACGGCGGTCGCGGACCGGCCCGACCCGCACGTCGAGCACGACGACTTCGACGAGCCCGTGCTCGGCCCGGACTGGTCGACCCTGCGTCGCCCGGCCACGCCCGACTGGGTCCAGCTCACCGCCAGGCCGTCGCATCTGCGCGTCTATGGTGGACAGTCTCCGGTCGGCCGGCAGCGCCCCAGCCTGGTCGCCCGACGGGTGACGGCCACACACTGCGCCTTCGAGACCACGATGGAGTTCTGTCCGGCCACCTTCCGGCAGCTCGCCGGCGTCACCGCGTACTACAACACCGGCAACTGGCACTACGCGTACCTGACGGTGGACGACGACGGTCGGCGGATGATCGAGGTGATGTCCTGCGACAGCGGTAGACGGACCGAGTACCCCGGCTGCCGGATCGACGTCACGGGCGTCGACCGGGTACGCCTGCGGGTCCGGTTCGACGGCCCGGTCGTCCGGTTCGCGTACTCGCCCGGTTCGCCAGCCGGGTCGGCCGGTGACGACTGGCACGAGTTCCCGGTCGAGTTGGACGCGACGATCCTCTCCGACGAGCACGCGTCACGTCGGGTGGAGGGCGAGCCGGACGCGTGGGGCTTCACCGGTGCCTTCGTCGGCCTCTGGGTGCAGGACCTGGGCGCGGACGGCGCGTTCGCCGACTTCGACTCGGCGAGCTACGAGGTGGTCCAACCCGACCGGCCCTGA
- a CDS encoding class I SAM-dependent methyltransferase, whose protein sequence is MTTGDGNLTQYDAIGELYERAKHLPVGLAERGTLLAALPDLAGRSVLDVGAGTGFYARLFKQLGAARVTGVDASSEMVDYARLVEERAPLGITYQVHDAATLPRLGEFDVVSSVWLLGYAPGEAALDEMLARLVANLADGGTLVALVPNPELDWDGLDIYPRYGLSATKTELSQGRQGYAVHIDGEPPIDFVGFSWPPGVLEPAFARAGLTGVRRHPVTIPGDALAERGADYWTDLVANPTFAVFTAAKLP, encoded by the coding sequence ATGACGACGGGAGATGGGAACTTGACGCAGTACGACGCGATCGGGGAGCTCTACGAGCGGGCCAAGCACCTGCCGGTGGGCCTGGCCGAGCGGGGTACGTTGCTGGCGGCGCTCCCGGATCTCGCCGGACGGTCCGTACTGGACGTCGGTGCCGGTACCGGCTTCTACGCCCGGCTCTTCAAGCAGTTGGGCGCGGCACGGGTGACCGGGGTGGACGCCTCCTCGGAGATGGTCGACTACGCGCGTCTGGTCGAGGAGCGCGCACCGCTCGGGATCACCTACCAGGTGCACGACGCGGCGACCCTGCCGAGGCTGGGCGAGTTCGACGTGGTGTCCTCGGTCTGGCTACTCGGGTACGCCCCCGGCGAGGCGGCGCTCGACGAGATGCTGGCCCGGTTGGTGGCAAACCTCGCCGACGGCGGCACGTTGGTCGCCCTCGTCCCCAATCCGGAGTTGGACTGGGACGGGCTCGACATCTACCCGCGCTACGGGCTGTCGGCCACCAAGACCGAGCTGTCGCAGGGGCGCCAGGGGTACGCGGTACACATCGACGGTGAGCCGCCCATCGACTTCGTGGGTTTCTCCTGGCCGCCGGGCGTGCTCGAACCAGCGTTCGCGCGTGCCGGGCTGACCGGCGTACGGCGGCACCCGGTGACCATCCCGGGCGACGCGCTCGCCGAGCGTGGCGCCGACTACTGGACTGACCTGGTGGCCAACCCGACCTTCGCGGTCTTCACCGCCGCCAAACTGCCGTAG
- a CDS encoding SAM-dependent methyltransferase, with amino-acid sequence MVDPDSELASRLELEVPHAARIWNYWMGGKDNFPADRAAGAAVAEVYPEIVVMARQSRRFLIRAVRHLAAEAGIRQFLDVGTGLPTMQNTHEVAQKVAPESRIVYVDNDPMVLVHARALLASTTAEGLTTYVHADYHDPEKILAEAAEALDFREPVAVMFMGVLGYEPDLDVVRSIVERMMGATASGSHLVLWDGTDTSPAVVDGADKLVESGGVPYVLRSPDQLAGCFEGLTMVEPGLVPIAQWRPDDLHAEHIDAYGAVARKP; translated from the coding sequence ATGGTCGACCCGGATTCCGAACTCGCATCGAGGCTCGAACTTGAGGTGCCGCACGCGGCGCGGATCTGGAACTACTGGATGGGTGGCAAGGACAACTTCCCCGCCGACCGGGCCGCCGGAGCCGCCGTGGCCGAGGTGTACCCGGAGATCGTGGTCATGGCGCGGCAGTCCCGGCGGTTCCTCATCCGTGCCGTGCGGCACCTGGCCGCCGAGGCGGGCATCCGGCAGTTCCTCGATGTCGGCACCGGTCTGCCCACCATGCAGAACACCCACGAGGTCGCGCAGAAGGTCGCGCCCGAGTCCCGGATCGTCTACGTCGACAACGACCCGATGGTGCTGGTGCACGCCCGCGCTCTGCTGGCCAGTACCACCGCCGAGGGGCTGACCACCTACGTGCACGCCGACTACCACGACCCGGAGAAGATCCTCGCCGAGGCGGCGGAGGCGCTGGACTTCCGGGAACCTGTCGCGGTGATGTTCATGGGCGTACTGGGCTACGAGCCCGACCTCGACGTGGTCCGCTCCATCGTGGAACGGATGATGGGCGCCACGGCGTCCGGCAGCCACCTGGTGCTCTGGGACGGTACCGACACCAGCCCGGCCGTGGTCGACGGCGCCGACAAGCTGGTGGAGAGCGGCGGCGTCCCGTACGTCCTGCGCAGTCCGGACCAACTCGCCGGATGCTTCGAGGGGCTGACGATGGTGGAGCCCGGCCTGGTGCCGATCGCGCAGTGGCGCCCGGACGACCTCCACGCCGAGCACATCGACGCCTACGGTGCCGTGGCCCGGAAGCCCTGA
- a CDS encoding DUF6624 domain-containing protein — translation MEHGELAAELIERMDRDQRARTEVVDGTAGDDGWARVSAVDTENTAWFMAVLDRHGWPRRSKVGPAASDAAWLLAQHADLDPDFQRRCLVLLEQAVRDCEAQPSHLAYLTDRILTAEGTPQLYGTQFWYGPNGDGPIQPLPIEDPERLDERRRSVGLGAFADSVPPK, via the coding sequence ATGGAGCATGGCGAGCTCGCCGCCGAGCTGATCGAGCGGATGGACCGCGACCAGCGCGCGCGGACCGAGGTGGTCGACGGCACGGCCGGTGACGACGGCTGGGCCCGGGTCAGCGCTGTCGACACCGAGAACACGGCGTGGTTCATGGCGGTTCTCGACCGGCACGGTTGGCCCCGGCGCAGCAAGGTCGGTCCCGCCGCCTCCGATGCCGCCTGGCTTCTCGCGCAGCACGCCGACCTCGACCCGGACTTCCAGCGCCGGTGTCTGGTCCTGCTCGAACAGGCGGTGCGGGACTGCGAGGCGCAACCGTCCCACCTGGCGTACCTGACCGACCGGATCCTCACCGCCGAGGGCACGCCGCAGCTGTACGGCACGCAGTTCTGGTACGGCCCGAACGGCGACGGACCGATCCAGCCACTACCGATCGAGGACCCCGAGCGCCTCGACGAGCGACGCCGAAGCGTCGGACTCGGGGCCTTCGCCGACTCCGTCCCCCCGAAGTGA
- a CDS encoding helix-turn-helix transcriptional regulator produces the protein MARTELGDFLRARRQALRPADVGLAPGGRRRTPGLRREEVALLANLSVDYYERLEQSRSANPSEALLGSLARALRLSVDERDYLYRLAGYPPPTSGTAGGYVDPAMMFLLDALTTVPAHVIDDQSTILAQNALSRALLGTWTGNEGRNANVAWRWFTDPDSRALNVPDEHEAIGRGYVADLRAAAARRGRDPVFEQLVADLGTASAEFARYWAEMQVAPLQTTRKVLVHPRAGRLDVQCDFVLSTTTGQRLVIFRPQPGSTTADSFDFLRVLGEQSFDDRR, from the coding sequence GTGGCACGAACCGAACTCGGCGACTTCCTCCGGGCCCGCCGGCAGGCGCTACGTCCCGCCGACGTCGGCCTGGCGCCGGGCGGCCGCCGGCGCACTCCCGGCCTGCGGCGTGAGGAGGTCGCGCTGCTGGCCAACCTGTCCGTGGACTACTACGAGCGACTCGAGCAGTCCCGCAGCGCCAACCCCTCGGAGGCGCTTCTCGGCAGCCTGGCCCGGGCGCTGCGACTCTCCGTCGACGAGCGCGACTACCTCTACCGCCTCGCCGGATACCCACCGCCGACAAGCGGCACCGCCGGTGGCTACGTCGACCCCGCGATGATGTTCCTACTCGACGCGCTCACCACGGTGCCCGCACACGTGATCGACGACCAGAGCACCATTCTCGCGCAGAACGCCCTGAGCCGCGCACTCCTCGGCACCTGGACCGGCAACGAGGGGCGGAACGCGAACGTCGCCTGGCGCTGGTTCACCGACCCCGACTCCCGGGCCCTCAACGTGCCGGACGAGCACGAGGCCATCGGTCGCGGATATGTCGCCGACCTGCGGGCCGCCGCCGCCCGCCGTGGCCGCGATCCGGTCTTCGAGCAGCTCGTCGCCGACCTCGGCACCGCCAGCGCCGAATTCGCCCGGTACTGGGCCGAGATGCAGGTCGCGCCGCTACAGACCACCCGCAAGGTCCTCGTCCACCCCCGGGCCGGACGGCTCGACGTGCAGTGCGACTTCGTCCTCAGCACCACCACGGGGCAGCGTCTGGTCATCTTCCGGCCGCAACCCGGCTCGACCACCGCCGACAGCTTCGACTTCCTCCGGGTCCTCGGCGAGCAGTCCTTCGACGATCGTCGCTGA
- a CDS encoding VOC family protein: MTGRPARFGGRNDVVLAVVLDCADLARSGAFWCGALGYVAEPLGPGRYRRLLPADGDGVELLLQRVPEPKAHKNRMHLDLRVPDLEAEVARLVALGARCRTGSPVEEDGWAWHVLADPDGNEFCVLRPPVTSTAG, from the coding sequence ATGACCGGCCGGCCGGCTCGTTTCGGCGGGCGGAATGACGTTGTCCTGGCGGTGGTCCTGGACTGTGCCGATCTGGCGCGGTCGGGGGCGTTCTGGTGCGGGGCACTCGGATACGTCGCCGAACCGCTCGGGCCGGGGCGTTACCGGCGACTGCTACCTGCGGACGGCGACGGCGTCGAGCTGCTGTTGCAACGGGTCCCCGAGCCGAAGGCGCACAAGAACAGGATGCATCTGGACCTGCGGGTACCCGACCTGGAGGCGGAGGTGGCCAGGCTGGTGGCGCTGGGGGCGCGATGCCGCACGGGCAGCCCGGTCGAAGAGGACGGCTGGGCCTGGCACGTGCTCGCCGACCCCGACGGCAACGAGTTCTGCGTGCTGCGGCCGCCGGTGACGTCCACCGCAGGTTGA
- a CDS encoding aldo/keto reductase — MTLQKHAVGGQGLVSSVQGLGTMGMTAMYGTPDDTESAATVHRALELGVTLFDTADMYGPLTGEELLGRALRGRREQAVIATKFGGLTLDDSGRVVGGANGQPDYVRTSLEGSLRRLGTDHVDLYIQHRVDPNVPVQETFGALGQLVAEGKIRYLGISEASPASIRAAHAVAPLSAVQTEYSLFTRDVETNGVLDTVRELGIGFVAYAPLGRGFLTGAVRTLEDLHGDDWRRTSPRFAEENLRQNLLLVDRIRAISEQQGVTPAQLALAWVLRQGDHITAIPGTKRRTYLEENVAAARIELDAAVFDELGAIAPVGAAAGARYAPEAMAAIQ, encoded by the coding sequence GTGACACTGCAGAAGCACGCGGTCGGTGGCCAGGGTCTGGTCTCCTCCGTCCAGGGACTCGGCACGATGGGCATGACCGCGATGTACGGCACTCCCGACGACACCGAATCGGCGGCCACCGTGCACCGCGCCCTCGAACTGGGCGTGACGTTGTTCGACACCGCCGACATGTACGGCCCGCTCACCGGCGAGGAGCTGCTCGGCCGGGCACTACGGGGACGCCGCGAGCAGGCGGTCATCGCCACCAAGTTCGGCGGCCTGACGCTGGACGACTCCGGCAGGGTCGTCGGCGGCGCGAACGGACAGCCTGACTACGTACGCACGTCGCTGGAGGGGTCGCTGCGCCGGCTCGGCACCGACCACGTCGACCTGTACATCCAGCACCGGGTCGACCCGAACGTGCCGGTGCAGGAGACATTCGGCGCCCTCGGCCAACTCGTCGCCGAGGGCAAGATCCGCTACCTGGGGATCAGCGAGGCGTCACCGGCGAGCATCCGCGCCGCGCACGCCGTAGCGCCACTGTCGGCGGTGCAGACCGAATACTCGCTGTTCACCCGCGACGTCGAGACCAACGGAGTGCTCGACACGGTGCGTGAGCTGGGCATCGGATTCGTGGCGTACGCGCCGTTGGGTCGGGGCTTCCTCACCGGCGCCGTCCGCACTCTCGAAGACCTGCACGGGGACGACTGGCGTCGTACCTCGCCCCGGTTCGCCGAGGAGAACCTGCGGCAGAACCTGCTCCTGGTGGACCGCATCCGGGCCATCTCGGAGCAGCAGGGCGTCACGCCGGCCCAACTCGCCCTGGCCTGGGTGCTGAGGCAGGGCGACCACATCACCGCGATCCCGGGCACCAAGCGTCGGACGTACCTGGAGGAGAACGTCGCCGCCGCCCGGATCGAACTGGATGCCGCCGTGTTCGACGAACTCGGTGCGATCGCCCCGGTCGGTGCCGCAGCCGGGGCCCGCTACGCCCCGGAGGCGATGGCCGCGATCCAGTAG
- a CDS encoding TIGR03086 family metal-binding protein, with protein sequence MALTELTPADRHRHVAANFTDRVRATKRWDVPTPVPDWTARDVVRHLVEWLPSFLAAGAGVELPGGPGVDDDPVAAWQVHCDGVQALLDDPATPQRTLVNQHIGEVPLDQAIDRFYTSDVFMHTWDLARATGQDDRLDNDFCEELLAGMEPLDEVLRSSVQYGPRVPTPDGADAQTRLIGFIGRDPFWTPA encoded by the coding sequence ATGGCACTGACTGAGCTCACCCCCGCCGATCGGCACCGGCACGTCGCGGCCAACTTCACCGACCGCGTCCGCGCCACCAAGCGTTGGGACGTCCCCACGCCGGTGCCGGACTGGACGGCCCGGGACGTGGTACGCCACCTCGTCGAATGGCTTCCGTCCTTCCTCGCCGCCGGCGCCGGTGTCGAGCTGCCCGGTGGGCCGGGGGTGGACGACGACCCGGTCGCCGCCTGGCAGGTGCACTGCGACGGGGTGCAGGCGCTGCTGGACGATCCGGCGACCCCGCAACGGACGCTGGTCAACCAGCACATCGGCGAGGTGCCGCTGGACCAGGCCATCGACCGGTTCTACACCTCCGACGTGTTCATGCACACCTGGGACCTGGCCCGGGCCACGGGACAGGACGACCGGCTCGACAACGACTTCTGCGAGGAGCTGCTGGCCGGGATGGAGCCCCTCGACGAGGTGCTCCGCTCGTCAGTGCAGTACGGCCCACGCGTACCCACCCCTGACGGCGCCGACGCCCAGACCCGGCTCATCGGATTCATCGGCCGCGACCCGTTCTGGACCCCCGCCTAG
- a CDS encoding GNAT family N-acetyltransferase yields the protein MTGAEALARRDQLVETYAAVFCAPPWNESAERAARFGELLVDWAGQPGFVAVLAGEDDRTVTGFALGLDTPTPFPADRAYGGVRNILGPAVQPLSGWLEVAELAVRPDARRTGLGRRLLATLTGDRPSWLLTVTEVEGTLAFYDAAGWLRQGAGYGITIYTNRPLPTPTRTA from the coding sequence GTGACCGGCGCCGAGGCACTGGCGCGCCGGGACCAGCTGGTCGAGACGTACGCGGCGGTGTTCTGCGCGCCGCCGTGGAACGAGTCCGCCGAGCGGGCCGCCCGGTTCGGGGAGCTGCTGGTCGACTGGGCAGGGCAACCCGGCTTCGTCGCCGTACTGGCCGGGGAGGACGACCGTACGGTCACCGGCTTCGCGCTCGGGCTGGACACTCCGACCCCGTTCCCCGCCGACCGGGCCTACGGCGGTGTCCGGAACATCCTGGGGCCGGCCGTCCAGCCGCTCTCCGGATGGCTGGAGGTCGCCGAACTCGCCGTACGCCCGGACGCCCGGCGGACCGGTCTCGGTCGCCGACTGCTGGCCACGTTGACCGGTGACCGGCCGTCGTGGCTGCTCACCGTCACCGAGGTGGAGGGCACGCTGGCGTTCTACGACGCGGCCGGCTGGCTGCGACAGGGCGCCGGATACGGCATCACGATCTACACCAACCGGCCGCTGCCGACGCCGACCCGTACGGCCTGA